In uncultured Desulfuromonas sp., the genomic stretch GCCGTGAGATCGTCCGAGGCTAGCCTGGGGCCGTTTGCCAGCCTGTATGCGTCCAATGACATGAACATGCTACAGGCGATGAGCGCTCCCAAAAGCAGCTATACCACCCATATTCGCACGCTGGATGAACTGTTGGAACGGGACCGCAATCGTGAAAAGGACGGCTTCCCGCGCAAGATTCAGGTTGGTCGGCTGATCAAGCCCCAGCAGGGGGCCGGTGACAAAGTGATCGTGGTGCCGACCACAGTGGAAGAGAAGCTGATTCACGACAATCAGTTCAGCGATCCTGAAAGTGGCGGCGGCGGTCAAGGTGGCAGTGGCGAAGGTGATGAAGGTGAAGTGATCGGTGAAGCGCCGGTGCGCCCTGAAGGAGAAGGGGAAGGGCAGGGGGCCGGTGAAGGTAAGGACGCCGCCCATGAGGTGGAATCAAGCGCCTACGATCTGGGGCGGATTCTGACCGAACAATTTGAACTGCCCAATTTGCAGAACAAAGGCAAAAAGAGTTCCCTGACTCAGTTTACCTATGATTTGACCGACCGTAATCGCGGCTTTGGCCAACTGCTCGACAAAAAAGCCACCCTGCGTCGGGTGCTGGAAACCAACATTGCTCTGGGCAACGTGGATGAGGATGGTGTCAAAGACCCTTCAAATCTGCTGATCGCGCCACGCGACAAAGTGTATCGGGTTCTGTCGAAAGAAAAGGACTATGAATCGCAGGCTATGGTGTTCTTTGTCCGTGACTACTCCGGCTCCATGCACGGAAAAGCCACTGAATTGGTGGTATCGCAGCACGTCATGATCTATAGCTGGCTGCTTTACCAGTTCGCCCGCCGGGTGGAGACCCGTTTTATCCTCCACGATACCGAAGCGCGCGAAGTCCCGGACTTTCACACCTATTACAATATGCAGGTGGCCGGAGGAACCCGAGTGATGGCTGCTTACAAGATGGTCAACGAAATTGTTGAACAGGAGGGGCTGGCCCGCGATTACAACATCTATGTCTTTCATGGCACCGATGGCGATGATTGGGACAGCCGCGGTAAGGAAACCCTGCCACAACTCAAACAGATGCTCACCTATGCCAGCCGGGTCGGCATTACCATTGCCGAGCATCTCTACGCCGGTGACCGTAAAACTCAGGTTGAGACCTATATCAACCAGGCGGGTCTGCTCGATACCCACGGCAACCTGCTGCGTCTTGACAGTATGGGGGAGGATGCACCGGAAGAGCGGATCATCGAAGGCATCAAAAAGCTGATTG encodes the following:
- a CDS encoding DUF444 family protein, with protein sequence MKKTTQQPPQPPLAADEMMADLPPEQRAALESENDVAPVHRPFAVRSSEASLGPFASLYASNDMNMLQAMSAPKSSYTTHIRTLDELLERDRNREKDGFPRKIQVGRLIKPQQGAGDKVIVVPTTVEEKLIHDNQFSDPESGGGGQGGSGEGDEGEVIGEAPVRPEGEGEGQGAGEGKDAAHEVESSAYDLGRILTEQFELPNLQNKGKKSSLTQFTYDLTDRNRGFGQLLDKKATLRRVLETNIALGNVDEDGVKDPSNLLIAPRDKVYRVLSKEKDYESQAMVFFVRDYSGSMHGKATELVVSQHVMIYSWLLYQFARRVETRFILHDTEAREVPDFHTYYNMQVAGGTRVMAAYKMVNEIVEQEGLARDYNIYVFHGTDGDDWDSRGKETLPQLKQMLTYASRVGITIAEHLYAGDRKTQVETYINQAGLLDTHGNLLRLDSMGEDAPEERIIEGIKKLIAPS